In Vigna radiata var. radiata cultivar VC1973A chromosome 3, Vradiata_ver6, whole genome shotgun sequence, the following proteins share a genomic window:
- the LOC106757527 gene encoding uncharacterized protein LOC106757527 isoform X2, whose product MQLHKENIKLEQCDICGARGLMEKVVTCSKCSVIRHAYCIQINTTIIPKDWLCETCQPKHDSTSPHKVNQEFSSWASKRKPSVKRAKVKYLDLDEVIRLSSAKASGGSKNVISKIPSLTAKSNPPILPPKVLGKLPRNNEVLKKTMTNQHDSCSLFKGSTQECIEENQQPFGGQVAGKNVQAHDPQKEKATKDAPFGGLSATKSFAIVGGEPSDHAECNRSNMEKSDRVFRKT is encoded by the exons ATGCAGCTACACAAGGAAAATATCAAG CTTGAACAATGCGATATATGCGGGGCTCGTGGTTTGATGGAAAAAGTTGTTACTTGCTCTAAATGCAGTGTGATTCGACATGC TTATTGCATTCAAATTAATACCACAATAATTCCTAAAGACTGGCTTTGTGAGACTTGCCAACCCAAGCATGATTCAACTTCACCTCATAAAGTGAACCAGGAGTTCAGTTCGTGGGCTAGTAAAAGGAAACCATCTGTCAAAAGAGCCAAAGTGAAGTACCTTGACTTGGATGAAGTCATTAGACTTTCTTCTGCAAAGGCTTCTGGTGGATCCAAAAATGTTATTTCCAAGATTCCCTCCCTGACTGCAAAATCAAATCCTCCCATATTACCTCCTAAAGTACTTGGGAAGCTTCCAAGAAACAATGAAGTACTCAAGAAAACAATGACTAACCAACATGATTCTTGCTCATTGTTTAAAG GATCAACACAGGAGTGTATAGAAGAAAATCAGCAACCCTTTGGTGGACAGGTAGCTGGCAAAAATGTACAGGCACATGATCCTCAGAAAGAAAAGGCTACAAAAGATGCCCCTTTTGGAGGTTTATCAGCAACGAAATCTTTCGCTATTGTTG GTGGTGAACCTAGCGACCATGCTGAGTGTAACAGGTCTAATATGGAAAAGAGTGACCGAGTATTCAGAAAAACTTAA
- the LOC106757527 gene encoding uncharacterized protein LOC106757527 isoform X1, whose translation MQLHKENIKLEQCDICGARGLMEKVVTCSKCSVIRHAYCIQINTTIIPKDWLCETCQPKHDSTSPHKVNQEFSSWASKRKPSVKRAKVKYLDLDEVIRLSSAKASGGSKNVISKIPSLTAKSNPPILPPKVLGKLPRNNEVLKKTMTNQHDSCSLFKVGSTQECIEENQQPFGGQVAGKNVQAHDPQKEKATKDAPFGGLSATKSFAIVGGEPSDHAECNRSNMEKSDRVFRKT comes from the exons ATGCAGCTACACAAGGAAAATATCAAG CTTGAACAATGCGATATATGCGGGGCTCGTGGTTTGATGGAAAAAGTTGTTACTTGCTCTAAATGCAGTGTGATTCGACATGC TTATTGCATTCAAATTAATACCACAATAATTCCTAAAGACTGGCTTTGTGAGACTTGCCAACCCAAGCATGATTCAACTTCACCTCATAAAGTGAACCAGGAGTTCAGTTCGTGGGCTAGTAAAAGGAAACCATCTGTCAAAAGAGCCAAAGTGAAGTACCTTGACTTGGATGAAGTCATTAGACTTTCTTCTGCAAAGGCTTCTGGTGGATCCAAAAATGTTATTTCCAAGATTCCCTCCCTGACTGCAAAATCAAATCCTCCCATATTACCTCCTAAAGTACTTGGGAAGCTTCCAAGAAACAATGAAGTACTCAAGAAAACAATGACTAACCAACATGATTCTTGCTCATTGTTTAAAG TAGGATCAACACAGGAGTGTATAGAAGAAAATCAGCAACCCTTTGGTGGACAGGTAGCTGGCAAAAATGTACAGGCACATGATCCTCAGAAAGAAAAGGCTACAAAAGATGCCCCTTTTGGAGGTTTATCAGCAACGAAATCTTTCGCTATTGTTG GTGGTGAACCTAGCGACCATGCTGAGTGTAACAGGTCTAATATGGAAAAGAGTGACCGAGTATTCAGAAAAACTTAA
- the LOC106757467 gene encoding PLASMODESMATA CALLOSE-BINDING PROTEIN 3 isoform X2 gives MALFAVAAVLLLFFTSSSSATWCVCKEGSDTILQKTLDYACGAGADCNPLHQNGPCFQPNTVRAHCNYAVNSYFQRKGQAQGSCDFAGTATVTASDPSSAGCSYPASSSAGTGTSTPSSPYSSTAGGVVGDDSDGGLINTTFFISFFSGFVIILFWCC, from the exons ATGGCCTTGTTTGCTGTTGCAGCAGTGCTTCTTTTGTTCTTCACCAGCTCTTCAA GTGCCACTTGGTGCGTTTGCAAGGAGGGAAGTGATACCATACTGCAGAAAACCTTAGACTATGCGTGTGGAGCTGGGGCTGATTGTAACCCTTTGCACCAAAATGGCCCTTGTTTTCAACCAAACACTGTTAGAGCTCACTGTAACTATGCAGTTAACAGCTATTTCCAAAGGAAGGGTCAAGCTCAAGGTTCTTGTGACTTTGCAGGAACTGCCACTGTTACTGCATCAGATCCCA GCAGTGCAGGATGTTCCTACCCTGCTAGCTCCAG TGCAGGAACAGGAACAAGCACACCTTCGTCTCCGTACAGTTCAACAGCAGGAGGAGTAGTGGGAGATGACAGTGATGGTGGCCTTATCAACACTACTTTCttcatttccttcttttcaGGCTTCGTCATCATTCTCTTTTGGTGCTGCTGA
- the LOC106757527 gene encoding uncharacterized protein LOC106757527 isoform X3, giving the protein MQLHKENIKLEQCDICGARGLMEKVVTCSKCSVIRHAYCIQINTTIIPKDWLCETCQPKHDSTSPHKVNQEFSSWASKRKPSVKRAKVKYLDLDEVIRLSSAKASGGSKNVISKIPSLTAKSNPPILPPKVLGKLPRNNEVLKKTMTNQHDSCSLFKVGSTQECIEENQQPFGGQVAGKNVQAHDPQKEKATKDAPFGGGEPSDHAECNRSNMEKSDRVFRKT; this is encoded by the exons ATGCAGCTACACAAGGAAAATATCAAG CTTGAACAATGCGATATATGCGGGGCTCGTGGTTTGATGGAAAAAGTTGTTACTTGCTCTAAATGCAGTGTGATTCGACATGC TTATTGCATTCAAATTAATACCACAATAATTCCTAAAGACTGGCTTTGTGAGACTTGCCAACCCAAGCATGATTCAACTTCACCTCATAAAGTGAACCAGGAGTTCAGTTCGTGGGCTAGTAAAAGGAAACCATCTGTCAAAAGAGCCAAAGTGAAGTACCTTGACTTGGATGAAGTCATTAGACTTTCTTCTGCAAAGGCTTCTGGTGGATCCAAAAATGTTATTTCCAAGATTCCCTCCCTGACTGCAAAATCAAATCCTCCCATATTACCTCCTAAAGTACTTGGGAAGCTTCCAAGAAACAATGAAGTACTCAAGAAAACAATGACTAACCAACATGATTCTTGCTCATTGTTTAAAG TAGGATCAACACAGGAGTGTATAGAAGAAAATCAGCAACCCTTTGGTGGACAGGTAGCTGGCAAAAATGTACAGGCACATGATCCTCAGAAAGAAAAGGCTACAAAAGATGCCCCTTTTGGAG GTGGTGAACCTAGCGACCATGCTGAGTGTAACAGGTCTAATATGGAAAAGAGTGACCGAGTATTCAGAAAAACTTAA
- the LOC106757467 gene encoding PLASMODESMATA CALLOSE-BINDING PROTEIN 3 isoform X1: MALFAVAAVLLLFFTSSSSATWCVCKEGSDTILQKTLDYACGAGADCNPLHQNGPCFQPNTVRAHCNYAVNSYFQRKGQAQGSCDFAGTATVTASDPSSAGCSYPASSSSAGTGTSTPSSPYSSTAGGVVGDDSDGGLINTTFFISFFSGFVIILFWCC, from the exons ATGGCCTTGTTTGCTGTTGCAGCAGTGCTTCTTTTGTTCTTCACCAGCTCTTCAA GTGCCACTTGGTGCGTTTGCAAGGAGGGAAGTGATACCATACTGCAGAAAACCTTAGACTATGCGTGTGGAGCTGGGGCTGATTGTAACCCTTTGCACCAAAATGGCCCTTGTTTTCAACCAAACACTGTTAGAGCTCACTGTAACTATGCAGTTAACAGCTATTTCCAAAGGAAGGGTCAAGCTCAAGGTTCTTGTGACTTTGCAGGAACTGCCACTGTTACTGCATCAGATCCCA GCAGTGCAGGATGTTCCTACCCTGCTAGCTCCAG CAGTGCAGGAACAGGAACAAGCACACCTTCGTCTCCGTACAGTTCAACAGCAGGAGGAGTAGTGGGAGATGACAGTGATGGTGGCCTTATCAACACTACTTTCttcatttccttcttttcaGGCTTCGTCATCATTCTCTTTTGGTGCTGCTGA